The window CGATCACGTGGTCGAGCTTGAGGCCCATATCGGCCAGCATGGCGTCGAGCGCCTCGGCCTGGCGCGGCGTCCGCGGAAAGCCGTCGAGGATGAACCCCTTTTCGCAGTCCGGCTTGGCGATCCGCTCGCCGATCATGCGGATCATGATGTCGTCGGTCACGTAGCGCCCGGATTCCATGATCTGCTTCGCCTGGCGGCCGAGCTCGGTTCCCGCCGCGACCGCGGCACGCAGCATGTCGCCGGTCGACAGCTGAATCAGGCCGCGCTTATCCTGCAGCTGCCGCGCCTGGGTTCCCTTCCCGGCGCCGGGCGCCCCCAACAGGATCAAGTTCATTACCTCCTCCCACGGAGCTTCGCCTTTTTGATGAGGCCTTCGTATTGATGCGCGACCAGGTGCGCATGGATCTGCGCGACCGTATCCATGGTGACGG is drawn from Pseudomonadota bacterium and contains these coding sequences:
- a CDS encoding adenylate kinase, translated to MNLILLGAPGAGKGTQARQLQDKRGLIQLSTGDMLRAAVAAGTELGRQAKQIMESGRYVTDDIMIRMIGERIAKPDCEKGFILDGFPRTPRQAEALDAMLADMGLKLDHVIELKVDEPALIERLAGRYTCAKCGSGYHDRFQRPKVDGVCDKCGATEFIRRADDKPETVKARLDVYREQTEPILPYYRARGVLKTVDGMAEPDRVAVEIDRILH